ACGGCCTACCGCCAACACCGATTGCGCTACCGTCGGCGGCTTCTATCGAAGCCACACTGCATCCAGCAGACAGTGATGCGCTATACTTTGTGGCGACCGGTACAGGTGGGCACAAATTTACCAACAACTTAGCGGATCATAACCGAGCGGTACAAGAGTACCTCAAGGTGATGCGTGAAAAGAAAGCACAAACCCCGCCAGAGTAGATTTTAGGTAATAATATGAGTAATCACCCAAACAAGGGTCGTTTTATCAGTTTTGAAGGTACCGAAGGCGTGGGCAAAACCACCGCTATCGAGCAGCTGTGTGCCCGCTTGCAAGCGGCTGGTATCGACTACCTACGCACACGTGAGCCAGGTGGCAGTCCCTTCGCTGAGCGTCTACGCGCCATCTTGTTAGATCCTGCGACTGATATCAATGATGATACTGAGCTACTGCTGATGTTTGCGGCACGTTGCGACCATTTACAGCAAGTCATCTTGCCTGCATTGCAGCGCGGTACTTGGGTGATATGTGACCGTTTTACGGATTCGACCATCGCTTATCAGGGCTTTGCGCGTGCG
The sequence above is a segment of the Psychrobacter fulvigenes genome. Coding sequences within it:
- the tmk gene encoding dTMP kinase encodes the protein MSNHPNKGRFISFEGTEGVGKTTAIEQLCARLQAAGIDYLRTREPGGSPFAERLRAILLDPATDINDDTELLLMFAARCDHLQQVILPALQRGTWVICDRFTDSTIAYQGFARAHADPVALIKIETLIAQFIPQMPELTLWLDLPVLEGMARAGKRSAADRFEQQATDFFNRVYAGFSALAAEHPERIHRIEASGTADEVSARIWQVVTSQLDIS